In the genome of Zobellia nedashkovskayae, the window ACTGTTACAAGCGGCTTATGAAACCTTCAGACATTACTCATAGAACTCCGCAACATCATCTAACGACTTTCTTTTAATATCCGGCACGTAGGTCGGCGATTTTGGATAGCCTACGGGCAATAATAAAAAAGCACGTTCATTACTGGGTCGGTTTAATAGCTTCGCCAAGAAATTCATAGGGCTTGGGGTATGGGTCAACGTAACTAAACCTGCATTATGAATAGCGGTGATAAGCATGCCACAGGCAATACCCACAGATTCATTTACGTAGTAATTATTCAGTTTTTCGCCTTCATCACCAAGGTCATGCACTTTTTTAAAAACAATGATCAACCAAGGAGCAATCTCTAAAAAAGGTTTGTACATATTCGTACCCATCGGTTGCAAGTCTTTCTTCCATCGGTCGCTCATTCGGCTTTCGTAGCTTTCCTTTTCTTCGGCCTCGGCAGCTTCCTTAATCTTGGTTTTAAGGGCAGGGTTGGAGACCGCACAGAATGTCCAAGGTTGTTTATGGGCACCAGAAGGAGCTGTTGAAGCTGTTTTTATTAAAGTCTCTATAACTTCCTTAGGTACAGGGGTATCCGCATATTCCCGAACCGATCGTCTTTTGTTCAAATGAGAATAGAGTGCCTGACTTTGTTTTAGCAGTTCTTTTTGGGAGAGTACATTTTCTTGGTAGCGTACATGCTTGTGACCGTTAATGATAATATAAGGTTCGGTTGCCATTGCGTTGGTGTATTTATTCAAATGCGTTTCCCAAAGATATCGATTTTTTAAATCCTTGTATTCTAAGCTTTTTCACCTAGGTTTCTTACTATAAATTAAGGTACAACATACACCCGATTTTATTCGCAGTTTAAAACGGTTCATATACAGAGTGATGCTCACCATTGGCTGAAAAGTCAGTTTTAGTCTTAAACTCTATGCTAGTTTTATGTTCTAATGAAACAAATGTAAGGCACGGCCTGGTTGTGCTTCATAAGAATAACACCCCTAAAATTCGATTAAAATGAAGAAATTAAAAAGTAAGTTCAGCTATGCCTCGTTATTGATTCTGTTTCTACTTGTATCCTCTTGTAGCAGTGATGATGTAGATACCACCAGCATTACGGAAGATGAAACGGACACTACGGAAGACAGTAGTGGTATTGATACCAATACGTATATAATGGCAATTGATCCAGATGACGGGGTCTCAATTATCAACCATGATGGTGATACGTTGTTTGAATGGGATATTGACCCTTTGGGTGATGATGCGGAATTACAAAGTGATGGTAGTTTAGTGGCTATTCAACAGACCAATAATGCCAGAATTACTTTTGGTGGTTATGGTGGTAAATTCATAAAGATCAATGCAGATCAGACTACGGATTGGGAGTTCACTTATTCGAGTGATACTTATATTTCCCATCATGATGTCAATTACCTTTCAAACGGCAATATCATTTTTCTTGTTTGGGAAAAAATAGATTCCGATGATGCAATTCAAATGGGTTTTTCGGAAAACTTTGACATTTATCCGGATGCTGTGGTTGAAATGAATCCGCTTACTCAAGAGATAGTTTGGGAATGGCATTTTACAGATCATGTAGTTCAAGATAATGATAGCACTAAAGATAATTATGGGGTAGTAGTAGATAATCCTAATAAAATAAATATTAACTACAACAGCAGTCAAGACGATGGTGATATTACGCATGCAAACGGTCTAACTTTAGACGAAACAAATGACCTTTTGTATATAACCATTAACTATTACAGTGAAGTTTGGGTAATAGATCACAGTACAACTACAGAAGAGGCAGCAACAAGCGATGGTGGAGATTATGGTTTAGGAGGTGATTTAGTATATCGTTTCGGTAATCCGCTTGCATATGATAATATTGGAGATGTAACCTTAAACCGAGTGCATTACCCTAACCTTTTTGATGATGATAAAATGTTGGTTTTCGCTAATAATATATACGATGGGCAATCTGCTATTGTTGAGTATCAATTAAGTCCGCCTTATCAATTGGTAGCTGGCCAAGATAACGAACCCGCAGTTATATGGGAGTTTACGGATCCGGATTTATATAGCTTAACCATTGGTGGCGCTGTGCGTACGAGCAATGGCAATACATTGATCGCAGAAGGCTCCGGAACCATTTGGGAGGTAAATGCAAATGGTGAGGTCTTATGGCAAACTACGGATATAAATAGACCATGGCGTGTGTATGCCTTTGAGATAGACGATCCTGCAATGACGGCATTGGGCTTATAGAAGTGAATTATTTGAGTTTTGTTTAGTTGGTAATTGTAAAAAGCTTTGGTAGAAATATCGAAGCTTTTTTTGTTTCAATAGTTTTCATACATGAGAATTATTTTGCCAATTGGAATTAATTCTAATCTTCAGAAATAGAACAGAAGTATCCTTTTTCAGGTTTGGTGTAAACTATGCTATTTTTTTATACCTCTAAACTGCTACTGCGTTCATGATAACAGCATAGAGCGTTGTTTTTAATAGGTTTGAAAGAGTAGTGGATATTGCAATTGGTGAAAAACTAGATAAGGAGCTTGTAGCATTTAAGAATGACCATACCTATAACGTAAAGTATTTATTTTACAATAGAACATTTAGAAATACCTTCCATTTTAATTATTATATAACAAGGTTTAGGCACTTTTTACCAGCATCACTTAAAATCTGGGTTCACCAAAACTCTACCTTCTGCACGGGCTTTCATATACACTGCTTTAGAAGGTCTTGGACGTATGCGATATTTGGTAGGTAATCCTGTTTCCCTGAAGAAATCGTCTGGAGTTCTTTCCGTAGGAAGTATATCATTGGTGGCCGTTCTTATTTTCTCCAATCTAGATTTCATGTCTTCTAATACGCTACTATATTCTAGGTTACTAGCCAAGTTATTCAGTTCGTACGGATCTTTAATGATATCAAAAAGTTCATCGGTATCTCTAGGGGCTATAAAGCATTTAAGTTGTGCCTCGTTTAACGTCCCTTTTTCTTTTTCCTCAAGCATGCTTTGCCACCCTAATCCTCTAATAATATCCGCAGAAGGCGTATTCGGCAAATCTGCATAGTAATTCTTGATGTATTTGAATTGTTTGGTACGTACCGCTCTGGTATAATCTTCATAATCATGAAAATGGTCTTCGGCATATATTTCATCACGAATCGGTATATCATTGTTCTCCAACAAGGGCATAAAACTAAAGCCATCAAACTCCTGTAAGGGTTCCAATCCTGCCATTTGCATAAAAGTTGGTGCTATATCCACAGCACTTACCAATTCTGTATTGGTTTGCCCGCCTTTAATTTTTGCAGGCCATTTTATAATCCAAGGGGTTTTTATTCCACCTTCGTATAACGTAGTTTTATCTCTTGGAAAAGCCCTTCCGTTATCCGAAACAAAAAGTATAATGGTATTATCGGCTACGTTCTGCGCTTCTAATTCCGCCACAACTTTACCGATATACTCATCCATTCTAGAAACCTCATCGTAGTACAGAGCAAAGTCCTTTTTAACCCCTTCGGTATTAGGCACATAAGGCGGTAAAATCACATCTTCCGGTCCGTGTGGATTCTCAATAATACCTTCATAAAAAGGTCTGTGGGCATCAGCAGAGGCTAACCACGTAAAAAAAGGCTGGTCTTTTGGTCTTTCTTGCAACAGCTTGATCCAATCATCACAACCACTACCATCACCAACTAATCTTCTGTCCAGACCTTTTAATCCAATGTTGTCATTCCATTGCATTTCCCACAATACATTAAAATCATCATTTACATATTCACCCATGTGATATTTTCCGGCCAAACCGGTCCAATATCCTGCATTTTTTAGCTCTTGAACAAAAGTCTTTTTCTCTTCCGGTAATGGCCAGGCCAATTGTTCTGCGTCCGTATTATGCGGGTACAGTCCAGAAATAATACTGGTTCTACTTGGGCTACACGAGCTTGTGGTTAAAAAGGCATTGGTAAACAACATACCGTCTTGTGCCAATTGGTCTAAATGAGGTGTTCTAATATTTTTATGACCGTATGGGCCAATATCATCCCAGTTAACATCATCTGCAATTATAAATACAATGTTGGGTTTTTGGGCGGTTTCGCTTGCTGTTTTATCATCCTGACTGTTTAATAAAAAAGGTAGCAATAAAAAGGAAAAATAAGTAACATATTTACGATAACTCATGGGTACTTAAGGTAAGTTCATATACGAATGTAGGATACATTCAACGGTACAAAATACGTTTAAAAAAAACAATTGTAAAATATACACGTTTTAATTTGTGAATGTTTTGGTTCGTTTTACCCGTTCCACGCTTTTGTTTGATAGATATTTGGATAGTTGTGGTAAATATTAGTTTTCTGTGCGTACACATAAGCAGAAGAAGTTCACGCCAACAGAAGAATTACGAATAGGGTTAAAAAGTAGTAACTTTTTTTTATGGCTTACAGCTGAGCAGCATCAGGGTTATGTTCTATACACCATCATTATTTTGAGACCTAAATGGAACCGTAAAAAAGATGGAGGTTCCTACATTTAACTCACTTTCAACCCATATGGTACCGCCATTGCTTTCTACCATTTCTTTACTTAGGGACAAACCTAATCCCGTACCTTTTTCATTATTGGTGCCATGGGAGGTCTTGGTATGGTTCTTATCAAAGAGATTTGATTGGTTTTCCTGCGCCATACCAACCCCATTGTCCTTAACTTCAATCTGATATTTATGGCTCATTTCAACAACATTAATGTTCACTTTACCATTTTCGTTAGTGAACTTTACAGCGTTACTTATTAAATTTCTTAGTACAATATCTATAAGATCGCGATCACTGAAACTTATGATATTTTCAGGAAGATTGTTCAATAGGGTTATTGATTTTTTAATTGCTAGGGGCTTCATTAGTTCAATGTTTTCATTAACCAATACTCTTAAATCTACATTACTTGGCTTAATTATAGTTCCGTTCAATTGTGTTTTACCCCATATTAAGAGATTGTTGAGCATATCCGATATCCCTTGTATATTGTGGAGGGCCTTTGGTAAAACTGTGTCGATTTGTTCTTTTGATAAACCATTTTCAACATATAATTTTAGTAAGGAATGAAATGAATTTATAGGACCTCTTAAATCATGTGCAATAACCGAGAACAGCTTGTCTTTAGTCTCGTTAGCCTCCTGCAGTTCCGATTCACGTTTAATTAAATCTTCTTGTTTTATTTGTAATTGCTTATTGAGCTTCTTTTGAATTTTATGTGTCTTATTTAAGGATATTAGAAAAATTGCCAATACCACTGATGCTGCAAATGCCGCAAAAATGTATAGCCTCTGTTGCGCAATAGCTGATTTATTTTCTTGGATTAGTAACTTCTTTTGATTTTCAAATTTTATTTCACTTTTAAGAACCCCCAGTCCTTTTTGATAATTCTCTGCAGAAGACTTTTTAAATAATCTTAAATATTCGGTTAAATATTCATATGCTTTTAAGGGTTCTCCTTTTTCATGATAAATTTGGGACAACACTAAATTGGACTCCATTAGATCAGTAAATACTTTTAGTTCTTCGGATATTTTAAGGGCTTTAAGACCAAAATTCTCTGCTTTGTCTAAGTCTAAGAGTCCTAAATAAGACCTTGCCATACCCATATAAGTTCTAGCATAACCAATATTCAAATCAATTTCATCAAAAATTTTCAAAGATTTCTTAAACCATTCTTGAGCTTCTTTATAGTTATGCTGATTAAGAATAATACTTCCTTTTTCCTGATAGCTATATCCTAACCAATCAAAATGATTTGTTTTTTTGAAAATGTTTATACACTGATCCACATTTTTACTGGCTATAGTATACTTTTCTTGCTTATTATACATTACAGCCATATTTAGTAATGTCTGGGCCAGAGCAATATCTAAATTGTTTTTTATACTAATTTGACGTGATTTTTCATTGAATAATAAAGCCGTATCATAGTCTTTATTATCGTCGTACAATAAGGCAATGTTATCATAAATTGCCCCCATCATATAAACATCATTAACCTTTTCAGCAATTGGCAACGCCTCTAGAAATTTGGTAAGAGCTATTCCATTTTTCCCTTCTTGCCATAGCGCAAGTCCTATAAGGTTTAAAGCATCAAGTTTCTCATTTAACAAGTTGTGGGTATTTGCTATAGCAAGAGATTCTTTTAGTTTTTCATTAGCTAAATCTAGATTGCCATTAAATGTATAATAATTTCCTAAACCATTCAATGCACCACACTGTCCTTTAAAATAGCTTAGTTTCTCACTCAATTCATAAGCTTCATCTAGAAAAACTGTTGTGCTATCTGGTACATATAAATAAGAATCATCTCCAAGTCTAATAAGTAAATCTATATACTTTTCACTTTCTGCACTAAAATTTTTGGCCGCTTTCATTCGCTTAAGTTCTGCCAAGTCTTCTTTATACGTATGCTCTGGAATAGAAGTATAAGAAGATGCATAGAATGCTATAATAAGAAGCATTATACAACGAAACTTATAAAGTATAGAGTACTTCATTAATTAATATTGAATTAGGCAGATTTTAATTGGCCTGTTTAATTTTAGATTAATTATAACATTAGACGACTATAACATTATAAAAAGGTGTTGTCAACTTCTTATTATTTAAAAGGATTATTGATCAAACTGACTATGAAAATGTTATTTTCTTTTATATAAGTGAAAATTAAATAAAATATGTAGCGAATAATAAAAAATCTTATATTAATTAAAATGTCCCATGACAATGGTACAAATGGAATGATAAAATATTATAACTCCTATCTACGCGGCTCCCAACTCTTCTTGGCTATTTTTAAACATAGTTAAATTGAATTACCTATTAATTTCTAAAACCTTATACCTTATTTTTAAGAGGGAGACGAAACTATGTAATTGGCAGTCGTTAATTGAGTGCTAATAAAAATTAAATACGCTTAGATGTTAACAAAAGAAAAAATTAAACACTAATTGTAAGATTACTATCTTAACATGTTAATTAATAATGGTTTAATTTATAAAATAAGCATAATGAATACTAATAAATCAGTAATATTCCTATTCGTATATATGTCATTTCAAGTCTGTATTGCGCAGCAAATAGAAAATTACACGAAAGGGGAAATAGAAATTAAAGTCGCTTCTTTTGGATACGAAAATCCTTTAACGGTAGGCAAGGTTGCCGAAGATGGAAACATCCATTTTACTTGGCCCGAAATGAACCTAGATACCATAGAAAATAGTGATATGTACATGACATCAATTCAAGAAATGGCAGGAGGTTCTTTTTGTAAGGACCCTGATGCAGTTTCCTCTAATGATAATGCAAAATTGGTTAAAGTAGATTATATCTACGTACATAAATATGGTCAACGTGTAGGAAGCATAATACCTTCGACACAAAAGGACCAAGAGCATAGAAAAGATCAACTGGGAACGACCCTATATTGGGTATTTAGTGATTCGGAAACTAGTGCAAATACAACTTGTGTAGAAAAAACGGAATGGGAGGGAGCCTACAGTTTTGATAAAATAACCACATATGACCTTCAGTTTTCAAAAGGATGGAATCTAGTGTCCACTACCTTGGAAGAAATGGAAGAGTGGGATAATGGCACAGAAAAGGGCAGTTTGCCAAAAATCATAAAAATTAAATCTGTAGATAAAATTCCGGACAGTATACATTGGTATCTAAACTACTGGGCAAATGATGAGCTATTGGAAAAAGAGCAGCAACTTATGATACTTAAGCCAATTGCAAAGGTAAAATATGAAAATTGGTTACCCAAGAAGTTAGGAAATTTAAAAAGGGCCAGTTTTGAAATCGGTAAAGAATTAGAGCGTTTGCCAACTACGAACAATATAAATATGATTTTTGAAAAAGGTCAGAAAACAATAGACCTTACCATTGTAGATTGCGCTGCTAATAAGGAAGCTTCAAGTGTGTTTACTTTAATGGAGGACATGGCTAGTCGCGATTGGAGGGATGAAAATGAAACAGGCTATAAGAGCGCTTCTAAAATAGGTGATAAACGGGTGATTACTGATTATGACCAAAAGGAGGCAAAGACACTTATTACCTATAATTCTAACCAGCGGTTTACAGTAAAAGCAGAAGCAATAAACCTTACGCCAGAAGAGCTTTGGGAGCAATTAAAAACATTGAATTTGGAGACTTTACTTGAAGACTAAGAAAAGGTTTTAATATTGGCGTTCTACTTTAAAAAAGATTTCATTTGGAGATATTACAAAATATTGATGATGAATAGATTTACGTTGTCTTTTTGTATCTCCAAACTGCCAATCCATTCATAATAATAGCAAAAAGCGAGGTTTTTAGTAGGTGAGGGAGAATATCCATAAAACCAGACCCCTTAAGCATAACCATGTGTATGACTTCTACAAAGTACTTTTTGATATTAAATCCGTAATAAATTGCGCCCATCTTGGCATGCGCTCAATAGGGGAGAACAAACTGATGTTCCTAATCATAGATTGAAAGAGGAGTGGATATTGCAATTGGTAAAGAAGTAGCACCAACCAATGATAGCTAAGTAAAGACAACGGGACTACATTTAATGCCATCACAAATGGTGCTGCGTATTTTGGAACACAAACCACTACATTAATGGTTAAAAAGCCAGGTATAGCTAAAAACAACTATCAATATCGTTTAAAGACGTCAAATACCAACACCCCTTTATGTGCTAATATGACTTCGGATACAGCACTATTAACTGTGCGTGTGCCAACTGTTATCACCAACAGGAGAATTATCCATAGGGTGAAAAAGCAGTAAAATCTTATTATTTCAAATAATTCCTTACTACACCACCTAATTTTTGGTTAAAAGTAGCTGCAAATAATCAGAATTTTGTTTGATAAAATTACTATATTGAATAAAAATAATTCTCATACCAACATTTATGAATCTTCAAGATTTGCACAATCATTCTTCACTTGATATTGCAGAGATAAAGCAAGAAGGTTTAAAAGCAATTGATATACTACATGGTTAGCTTTCCTCTATTTGCAGGTATTGCAGCTTCTGTGCTACATGTTATTTCAGGTCCAGATCATTTAGCTGCAGTTACGCCCTTAGCTATTGAAACCAAGCGTAAAGTTTGGAAAATTGGGTTGTTCTGGGGTTTTGGACATCTAACGGGAATGCTACTAATTGGCATGCTATTTCTTTTGTTTAAAGAGTATATTCCTTTAGAAAAAATATCTGAACATAGTGAGCAATTAGTAGGTATTGTTCTAATAGCTGTAGGAATCTGGGCATTTTTTAGCATCTTCTTTAAACATAAAGGGCACAAACATCCTCATGTTCATGATGGAAAGGAACCTTATATTCATGTTCATGAACACGAACATAATACTAGCAAATTGGAACATTCTCATGCGCATACTAAAAAAGTAAAACAAAACATGTGGTCTTCTTTTGGGATAGGTACTCTTCACGGTCTTGCTGGAATTGCTCATTTTATGCTTTTGTTACCAGTACTTGGGTTTAGAAATCAGTTGGATAGTATGCAGTATATCTTAGGCTTTGCATTAGGTACTGTTTTAGCCATGACGATATATACCTTTCTGTTGGGAAAAATCACGAATTATACAAAAGGGCAAAGTAAATCGCTTTATAAAACCATTCGTCTTTCTGGTGGAGTTTTTGCTATTCTAATCGGTGTCTACTGGTTGTATTTAGGGTATTAAAACTTTAAGGTAGTTATGATAACTCTATGATTTCCAGTGTCTGCGATTATCAATTTATTTTCTTGAGTCACTATTGAAAAAGGCCAGTATAACGAACTAGAAGTTCCGTGCATCGTTTCTTTATTTTCGCTCCCGGTTTTAAAATCGCGTTTTCCAATTACAGCCGTTGCTTTTTCATTGTTGCTTTGCGGAATGGTTTCAAACCATAATATTCTACTATTTCCAGTGTCGTTTACTAAAAGGCCATCTTTATAAAAACAAGCATCATACGTCCAGTTTAATGATTTGGAACTGGGAAATAAACCAAATTGGTTCTGTCCACAAGCATCAAAATCTATTTGACCAATGATAACATCTGCTGGTTTTGACAAAGCTTCATCAGCATTATTCCAAATAAGGTTTCGGTAGAATTGCGTATCCGAGACAGCCATTTGTTTCTTAGAATTTACTTTCACGGAATAGGGCCAAATAGGTTCATTGTTCTCATAATCACGAGTGGTAAAATCAGTTTTTCCGATTACTTTAGCGGCAGCTTTAAAATTCGTTTTCGGAATTTCATTATAGAAAAGAATTCTTCGATTTCCAGTATCTGCAATCCAAAGGCTTTTTCCATCTGAGAATACACCGTAGGGCCAGTTTAAAGTTTTTGCCGTTGGGTCATTTCCAATACCCTTTACATTGGGTTCGTTTGAAGTGAAATCGGGTTGACCAATAACAACATCCGCTGGTTGTCCGTTTCGTGTTGGTAACTCATGCCAAATTAAGACACGGTGATTCCAAGCATCACTCACAATTAAAATGTTGCCATTACTCCATATGCCAGAAGGATATTGCAAAGTATTTGCGGTAACCTTACCACCTGAGTTTCTACCCGTTTCAGAAACATGGGGCTGACCTAATATAATATCGGGTTCTTGGAATTCTGACGTGGGTAAATCTTTCCAAATAAAAACACGATTTCTACCGGTATCAGAAACAAATAAATGGTTTTTGGCTACAAAAACTCCTCTTGGTGCCAAGAAAGGTATTTGCTCTGAACCTTTAAAAATATAAGAATCGGTAACGTGTTTACCTAGTGTTTCAAATTGCATACTAACAGATTCTTGGTAATTGTTCTCCAGGTAACATACTTATAACCCGTTTACCGCCGATATTACTTTCCATTATCACTTGTTTGGGATGTTCTTCTACAACCCTCCCTATAATTCGAGCATTTTTCCCATTTTCATCTTGCTGTAATACAGCTAAAAGAGCATCTGCTTTTGATGCGGAAACGAAGGCAATAAATAAACCTTCATTAGCAACATACAAAGGGTCTAACCCCAATAATTCGCAGGCACTTGCTACTTGTTCGTCTATTGGAAAATCTCTTTGAGATAAGTCAATTCCAATCTCTGAGGATTGAGCAATTTCCTTGAGTACCGTTGCGACGCCACCTCGCGTAGGATCCGTTAGTAAATGAATACTTTCGCCAAACTCTTCTATTAATTTTATAATAGAATGATTTAGGTTGGTCGTATCACTTTCTATTTCAGAATCAAACTCTAAACCTTCGCGAACAGACATAATAGCCATTCCATGGGAAGCGATATTTCCACTAATAATAATTTTATCTCCTATAGCTATATTTTTAGCACTAATGTTGGCTCTAGGATGTATAGGGCCAACGCCGGAAGTATTGATAAATATTTTATCACCCTTTCCTTTTTCAACAACTTTGGTGTCTCCGGTAACCACCTGTACACCTGCTTTTTCGCAAGCAAATTTTATAGCTACAAGAATATCCCAAAACTCTTTTACAGGAAGCCCTTCTTCAATAATAAAACTTAATGAAAGATATTTGGGAGTAGCACCGCACATAGCCAAATCATTGATTGTTCCGTTAATGGCCAATTCACCTATATTTCCTCCAGGAAAAAAGATGGGAGAGACTAAAAAACTATCTGTAGAAAATGCAGTTTTACCATTTAGTTCTATAAAAGCACCATCATGACGTTCATCAAGAATTTCATTACTGAGTAAGTCAAAAACCCCGCTATCTAAAAGTTTATTTGTAAGTACACCGCCACTTCCATGACCCAGAGTGATAACATCAAATTCAAGTTTGGGCATGGGGCATTGTAGCTGCATGCGTATTTTATTTTTCTCTGACATTTAGATTTATTAAGCTTCTACTAGACCGGAAAAGTGGTAGTATGCCGCGCAGGCACCTTCACTACTAACCATGGGTGCGCCTAGCGGATTAGTAGGTTTACAGGTTTTGCCAAATTGAGTGCATTCAAAAGGTTTTTTAATACCTTTCATAATCTGACCCGAGATACATAAAGGATTTTCTGGAGCCTCTTCTATGGTAACATTATATTTAAGCGTGGCATCAAATTGGGCATACTTTTCACGAACGCCATATCCACTATCGGGAATTTCACCAATTCCTCGCCACATTTGATTTCGAATTTCAAATACTTCGTTAATTACTTTTTGAGCCTCAGGGTTACCCTCTTCACGAACAATACGTGCATATTGGTTTTCAACTTCAGATTTACTTTGCTCTAATTGCCGGATGACCATCAAAATACCTTGCAAAACATCCAAAGGTTCAAAACCGGTAACAACAATAGGCACTTTATATGCTGCAGATATGGGATAATATTCTGAATTTCCCATAATGGTGCATACATGACCTGCCGCTAGAAATCCATCAATTTTACTTTCTTCATCATCAATCACTGCTTTCATGGCCGGCGGAACCAATACATGAGATGCCAAAATAGAATAATTATTAACTCCTCTACGGTAGGCATGAATAACAGATAAGGCATTTGCCGGTGCTGTAGTTTCAAAACCAACGGCAAAGAAAACTACTTCTTTATCGGGATTGTCCTCTGCAATTTTTACAGCTTCTAAAGGAGAATATAGAATACGAACATCCCCGCCTTCAGCTTTAGCTTCCAACAGGTTTTTTTGGGAACCCGGCACACGGAGCATGTCTCCAAAAGAACAAAGAATAACTCCTTTTTCTAAGGCAAGATATATTGCTTTATCTATAAGATTTAAAGGTGTTACACAGACCGGGCAACCAGGCCCATGAATCATAGTAACCTTATCTGGCAACATTTCAATAATACCGTTTTTCACAAGGCTATGTGTTTGTCCGCCACACACTTCCATAATAGACCAAGGTCTGGAAACGGTTCTTTTTATTTCTTCTAAAATTTTTTTTGCTAACTCTGGGTCACGGTATTCCGACATATATTTCATAGTTCGCTATTTATCGGTTTTAGGTAAATACTCATCTACATCTTCTAGGTCTCCTAGTTCGCCAATCTCTTCGAGATATTTGAATGTTTTTTGTGCTTCTTCCTCATCTACTTTACTAATAGCAACACCAACATGAACCAATACATAATCACCTATATCTGCATCGGGGAGCATCTCTAAACTAGCTTCTTTGGTAATACCGCCAAAAGAGACTTTAGCCATACGTACCCTACCGTCATATTGTAGTTCAATACTCTTAATTTTACCTGGAATTGCTAAACACATAATTCAGTTTTTAATATGATGATAGTAGCATAATTGTCCGAACGAAATGTTCTCATCATTACTAGACAATATACGATTAAATTTTGACTTGATCCCTTGTTTTTGCGATAGCTGCGACAGTTTTTCTACTAAAATCGAATTCTGAAAAACACCTCCGCTACAGGCTATTGTTTTGTACGCATTTTGCTTAGCTATTTTTAGAATAATCAAAGCAAGGGTATAAATAAAACTATTCGCGATTCGTGATGTAGAAATACCTTCTGATTTTGCTTTCTGAATTGATGAAATCAAGGTTTTAACGGGAACATACTCGAAGTCTACATCAACCAGGAAATCAATAAAATCATTGCCTTTATAGTTCTTAGCCATATTCTCTAAAAGCATGGCAGCTTCTCCCTCATAGGTAGCTTTATCAATAATATCCAAAAGGGACGCAACAGCATCAAACAGTCTACCTACGGAAGAGGTTTTTAGATTATTATTTTCTAACATCTTGTTATATATTTTCCATTCTGTTTCTGAAAATTTTGGTTTGATCAGTTCTCTTTCAGATTTCGGAAGTATACTAATTAATGATAAACGTGGTTCTTTAGCCATTTTATCTGCCGCCATCCAATCTACATATTCAAAATGGGTAAGGCGTTCTATTTTTTTATTTTCATAGGTGAAAAATTCGCCA includes:
- a CDS encoding nitroreductase family protein, which gives rise to MATEPYIIINGHKHVRYQENVLSQKELLKQSQALYSHLNKRRSVREYADTPVPKEVIETLIKTASTAPSGAHKQPWTFCAVSNPALKTKIKEAAEAEEKESYESRMSDRWKKDLQPMGTNMYKPFLEIAPWLIIVFKKVHDLGDEGEKLNNYYVNESVGIACGMLITAIHNAGLVTLTHTPSPMNFLAKLLNRPSNERAFLLLPVGYPKSPTYVPDIKRKSLDDVAEFYE
- a CDS encoding aryl-sulfate sulfotransferase, whose amino-acid sequence is MKKLKSKFSYASLLILFLLVSSCSSDDVDTTSITEDETDTTEDSSGIDTNTYIMAIDPDDGVSIINHDGDTLFEWDIDPLGDDAELQSDGSLVAIQQTNNARITFGGYGGKFIKINADQTTDWEFTYSSDTYISHHDVNYLSNGNIIFLVWEKIDSDDAIQMGFSENFDIYPDAVVEMNPLTQEIVWEWHFTDHVVQDNDSTKDNYGVVVDNPNKININYNSSQDDGDITHANGLTLDETNDLLYITINYYSEVWVIDHSTTTEEAATSDGGDYGLGGDLVYRFGNPLAYDNIGDVTLNRVHYPNLFDDDKMLVFANNIYDGQSAIVEYQLSPPYQLVAGQDNEPAVIWEFTDPDLYSLTIGGAVRTSNGNTLIAEGSGTIWEVNANGEVLWQTTDINRPWRVYAFEIDDPAMTALGL
- a CDS encoding sulfatase family protein encodes the protein MSYRKYVTYFSFLLLPFLLNSQDDKTASETAQKPNIVFIIADDVNWDDIGPYGHKNIRTPHLDQLAQDGMLFTNAFLTTSSCSPSRTSIISGLYPHNTDAEQLAWPLPEEKKTFVQELKNAGYWTGLAGKYHMGEYVNDDFNVLWEMQWNDNIGLKGLDRRLVGDGSGCDDWIKLLQERPKDQPFFTWLASADAHRPFYEGIIENPHGPEDVILPPYVPNTEGVKKDFALYYDEVSRMDEYIGKVVAELEAQNVADNTIILFVSDNGRAFPRDKTTLYEGGIKTPWIIKWPAKIKGGQTNTELVSAVDIAPTFMQMAGLEPLQEFDGFSFMPLLENNDIPIRDEIYAEDHFHDYEDYTRAVRTKQFKYIKNYYADLPNTPSADIIRGLGWQSMLEEKEKGTLNEAQLKCFIAPRDTDELFDIIKDPYELNNLASNLEYSSVLEDMKSRLEKIRTATNDILPTERTPDDFFRETGLPTKYRIRPRPSKAVYMKARAEGRVLVNPDFK
- a CDS encoding tetratricopeptide repeat-containing sensor histidine kinase, whose product is MLLIIAFYASSYTSIPEHTYKEDLAELKRMKAAKNFSAESEKYIDLLIRLGDDSYLYVPDSTTVFLDEAYELSEKLSYFKGQCGALNGLGNYYTFNGNLDLANEKLKESLAIANTHNLLNEKLDALNLIGLALWQEGKNGIALTKFLEALPIAEKVNDVYMMGAIYDNIALLYDDNKDYDTALLFNEKSRQISIKNNLDIALAQTLLNMAVMYNKQEKYTIASKNVDQCINIFKKTNHFDWLGYSYQEKGSIILNQHNYKEAQEWFKKSLKIFDEIDLNIGYARTYMGMARSYLGLLDLDKAENFGLKALKISEELKVFTDLMESNLVLSQIYHEKGEPLKAYEYLTEYLRLFKKSSAENYQKGLGVLKSEIKFENQKKLLIQENKSAIAQQRLYIFAAFAASVVLAIFLISLNKTHKIQKKLNKQLQIKQEDLIKRESELQEANETKDKLFSVIAHDLRGPINSFHSLLKLYVENGLSKEQIDTVLPKALHNIQGISDMLNNLLIWGKTQLNGTIIKPSNVDLRVLVNENIELMKPLAIKKSITLLNNLPENIISFSDRDLIDIVLRNLISNAVKFTNENGKVNINVVEMSHKYQIEVKDNGVGMAQENQSNLFDKNHTKTSHGTNNEKGTGLGLSLSKEMVESNGGTIWVESELNVGTSIFFTVPFRSQNNDGV